The following are encoded in a window of Amycolatopsis lexingtonensis genomic DNA:
- a CDS encoding Uma2 family endonuclease, whose protein sequence is MTALPDWMDLPSAGLSADDYDALPEEVCRRIEIVDGAIVVNPAPRRPHQIFARRLANVLEAACGPGLEVATDVDLRLRDVPLLNRRPDVVVYSSALPSDAVLKSEHCALVVEVMSPGSVTADQIDKPGEYAAGGIQHFWRVENTDDPDKLRVFRYQLDPTTKTYASAAVHDGPFTVTDPFTVNVDLAKLL, encoded by the coding sequence ATGACCGCTCTGCCGGACTGGATGGACTTGCCGTCCGCAGGGTTGAGCGCTGATGATTACGATGCGTTGCCAGAAGAAGTCTGTCGTCGTATCGAGATCGTTGATGGAGCAATCGTCGTGAACCCGGCACCTCGCCGCCCGCACCAGATCTTCGCCAGGAGGCTGGCGAACGTGCTCGAGGCGGCATGCGGGCCCGGCCTGGAAGTGGCCACCGACGTCGATCTCCGGCTACGTGACGTGCCTTTGCTGAACCGCCGCCCGGACGTTGTGGTCTACAGCTCGGCTTTGCCGAGCGACGCGGTGCTCAAGTCCGAACACTGTGCCCTCGTGGTCGAGGTCATGTCACCCGGCTCGGTCACCGCTGACCAGATCGACAAGCCCGGCGAGTACGCGGCCGGCGGCATCCAGCACTTCTGGCGCGTCGAAAACACCGACGACCCGGACAAGCTCCGCGTCTTCCGCTACCAGCTCGACCCCACCACTAAGACCTACGCGTCCGCGGCCGTGCACGACGGGCCGTTCACCGTGACCGATCCCTTCACGGTGAACGTCGACCTCGCCAAGCTGCTCTGA
- the deoC gene encoding deoxyribose-phosphate aldolase — translation MTATTSTSAAPATPAPLADATRDDASLRRFLLGLPGVDQVGVEQRAAGLGTRSIKKDAKRWAIDTAISMVDLTTLEGADTRGKVRALAAKAVRPDPERQDTPRVAAVCVYPDMVATAVEALQGSGVHVASVATGFPAGRTSREIKLADTKIAVDAGAHEVDMVIDRGAFLEGRYMAVFEEIQAIKQACGDAHLKVILETGELATYDNVRRASWLALLAGGDFIKTSTGKVSPAATLPVTHIMLQAVHDWHAQTGELRGVKPAGGIRTTKDAIKYLVAVHEVAGEQWLVPDLFRFGASSLLNDLLLQRRTQVDGHYSGPDYVTVD, via the coding sequence ATGACAGCCACGACCAGCACGTCAGCGGCGCCGGCCACCCCGGCACCGCTGGCGGACGCGACTCGCGACGACGCGAGCCTGCGCCGCTTCCTGCTCGGGCTGCCCGGTGTCGACCAGGTCGGCGTCGAGCAGCGCGCGGCGGGCCTCGGCACGCGCAGCATCAAGAAGGACGCCAAGCGGTGGGCCATCGACACCGCCATCTCCATGGTCGACCTGACCACGCTGGAGGGCGCCGACACCCGCGGCAAGGTCCGGGCGCTGGCCGCGAAGGCCGTCCGCCCCGACCCGGAACGCCAGGACACCCCGCGCGTCGCCGCCGTCTGCGTGTACCCGGACATGGTCGCCACCGCCGTCGAGGCGCTCCAGGGCAGCGGCGTGCACGTCGCGAGCGTCGCCACCGGCTTCCCCGCCGGGCGCACCAGCCGCGAGATCAAGCTGGCCGACACCAAGATCGCCGTCGACGCGGGCGCGCACGAGGTCGACATGGTGATCGACCGCGGCGCCTTCCTCGAAGGCCGCTACATGGCCGTCTTCGAAGAGATCCAGGCCATCAAACAGGCCTGCGGCGACGCCCACCTCAAGGTCATCCTCGAGACCGGCGAGCTGGCGACCTACGACAACGTGCGGCGCGCGTCGTGGCTGGCGCTGCTGGCCGGCGGCGACTTCATCAAGACCTCCACCGGCAAGGTCTCCCCCGCGGCGACGCTGCCGGTCACCCACATCATGCTGCAGGCCGTCCACGACTGGCACGCGCAGACCGGCGAGCTGCGCGGCGTCAAGCCCGCCGGCGGCATCCGGACCACGAAGGACGCGATCAAGTACCTCGTCGCCGTGCACGAGGTCGCCGGCGAGCAGTGGCTGGTCCCGGACCTGTTCCGCTTCGGCGCGTCCAGCCTGCTCAACGACCTGCTGCTGCAGCGCCGCACCCAGGTGGACGGCCACTACAGCGGCCCCGACTACGTGACGGTGGACTGA
- a CDS encoding aldehyde dehydrogenase family protein yields the protein MPVFEYAPAPESRAIANLKDHYKPFVNGEFVDGSGEPLKTINPATEEILAEVGTASKSDVDTAVKAARKAYTGVWSKMPGTERAKYLFRIARLIQERSRELAVLESLDNGKPIKESRDSDVPTAAAHFFYHAGWADKLEYAGYGPDPRPLGVAGQIIPWNFPLLMLAWKIAPALATGNTVVLKPAETTPLTALVFAEICQQAELPPGVVNILPGAGDIGASIVEHADVNKIAFTGSTEVGKAIQRQVAGTPKKLTLELGGKAANIVFEDAPLDQAIEGIVNGIFFNQGHVCCAGSRLLVQESIAEEVLEKLRYRVSTLRIGDPLDKNTDIGAINSAEQLAKIRGLVEAGDAEGAERWTSPCPVPDRGFFFAPTVFANVHQSMRIAREEIFGPVLSVLTFRTPDEAVAKANNTPYGLSAGIWTEKGSRILWMANQLRAGVVWANTFNRFDPAAPFGGYQESGFGREGGRTGLEAYLNV from the coding sequence ATGCCCGTTTTCGAGTACGCACCGGCGCCGGAGTCGCGCGCCATCGCGAACCTCAAGGACCACTACAAGCCCTTCGTCAACGGCGAATTCGTCGACGGCTCGGGCGAGCCGCTCAAGACGATCAACCCGGCCACCGAAGAGATCCTCGCCGAAGTCGGCACCGCGTCGAAGTCCGATGTGGACACCGCGGTCAAGGCCGCGCGCAAGGCGTACACCGGCGTCTGGTCCAAGATGCCGGGCACCGAGCGCGCGAAGTACCTCTTCCGCATCGCGCGGCTGATCCAGGAGCGCTCGCGCGAGCTGGCCGTGCTGGAGAGCCTCGACAACGGCAAGCCGATCAAGGAGTCGCGCGACTCCGACGTCCCGACGGCGGCGGCGCACTTCTTCTACCACGCGGGCTGGGCGGACAAGCTGGAGTACGCGGGCTACGGCCCCGATCCGCGGCCGCTGGGTGTCGCGGGCCAGATCATCCCGTGGAACTTCCCGCTGCTGATGCTGGCCTGGAAGATCGCGCCGGCGCTGGCCACCGGCAACACCGTGGTGCTGAAGCCGGCCGAGACGACGCCGTTGACCGCGCTGGTCTTCGCGGAGATCTGCCAGCAGGCCGAACTGCCGCCTGGCGTGGTCAACATCCTGCCGGGCGCGGGCGACATCGGTGCGTCCATTGTGGAGCACGCCGACGTGAACAAGATCGCCTTCACCGGCTCGACCGAGGTCGGCAAGGCGATCCAGCGCCAGGTCGCGGGCACGCCGAAGAAGCTGACGCTGGAACTGGGCGGCAAGGCCGCGAACATCGTGTTCGAGGACGCCCCGCTGGACCAGGCGATCGAGGGCATCGTCAACGGCATCTTCTTCAACCAGGGCCACGTCTGCTGCGCGGGCTCGCGGCTGCTGGTCCAGGAGTCCATCGCCGAAGAGGTGCTGGAGAAGCTGCGCTACCGCGTCTCGACGCTGCGCATCGGCGACCCGCTGGACAAGAACACCGACATCGGCGCGATCAACTCGGCCGAGCAGCTGGCCAAGATCCGCGGGCTCGTCGAAGCCGGCGACGCCGAAGGCGCGGAGCGCTGGACCAGCCCGTGCCCGGTGCCGGACCGCGGGTTCTTCTTCGCCCCGACGGTGTTCGCGAACGTCCACCAGTCGATGCGGATCGCGCGCGAGGAGATCTTTGGCCCGGTGCTGTCGGTGCTGACGTTCCGCACGCCGGACGAGGCCGTGGCGAAGGCGAACAACACGCCGTACGGGCTTTCGGCGGGCATCTGGACCGAAAAGGGCTCCCGGATCCTGTGGATGGCGAACCAGCTGCGCGCCGGCGTGGTCTGGGCCAACACCTTCAACCGCTTCGACCCCGCCGCCCCGTTCGGCGGCTACCAGGAATCCGGCTTCGGGCGCGAAGGCGGCCGCACCGGGCTGGAGGCGTACCTGAATGTCTGA
- a CDS encoding aldehyde dehydrogenase family protein — protein sequence MSDRISVAKTYKLYIGGKFPRSESGRVYPVTDTKGKFLANAAHASRKDVRDAVVAARKAFPGWSAATAYNRGQVLYRVAEVLEGRRDQFVAEVSASEGLAAKKAESIVDAAIDRWVWYAGWTDKIATVLGAANPVAGPYFSFTVPEPTGVVGILAPQGSSLLGLVEVLAPVLATGSTAVVVSSAERPLPAITLSEVLATSDVPGGVANILTGHASELGPWLASHGDVNALDPTGAAPADRPGLAREAANTVKRVLTVPEAEPDWTAAPDLTRLRRYLEAKTVWHTLGV from the coding sequence ATGTCTGACCGGATTTCCGTCGCGAAGACGTACAAGCTCTACATCGGCGGCAAGTTCCCGCGTTCGGAGTCCGGCCGGGTGTACCCGGTGACGGACACCAAGGGCAAGTTCCTGGCGAACGCGGCACACGCGTCCCGCAAGGACGTCCGCGACGCGGTGGTGGCGGCCCGCAAGGCGTTCCCGGGCTGGTCTGCGGCGACGGCGTACAACCGCGGCCAGGTGCTCTACCGGGTGGCCGAGGTCCTGGAGGGCCGCCGCGACCAGTTCGTCGCGGAGGTCTCGGCGTCCGAAGGCCTGGCAGCGAAGAAGGCGGAGTCCATTGTGGACGCGGCCATCGACCGCTGGGTCTGGTACGCGGGCTGGACGGACAAGATCGCGACGGTCCTCGGTGCGGCGAACCCGGTGGCGGGCCCGTACTTCTCGTTCACCGTCCCGGAGCCGACCGGCGTGGTGGGCATCCTGGCCCCGCAGGGCTCGTCCCTGCTGGGCCTGGTGGAGGTCCTGGCCCCGGTCCTGGCCACCGGCTCGACGGCGGTGGTGGTCTCCAGCGCGGAGCGGCCGTTGCCGGCGATCACGCTGTCGGAGGTCCTGGCAACCTCGGACGTCCCGGGCGGCGTGGCGAACATCCTGACGGGCCACGCGTCGGAGCTGGGCCCGTGGCTGGCTTCGCACGGCGACGTGAACGCCCTGGACCCGACGGGTGCGGCCCCGGCGGACCGCCCGGGCCTGGCCCGCGAAGCGGCGAACACGGTGAAGCGGGTCCTGACGGTCCCGGAGGCCGAGCCGGACTGGACGGCGGCGCCGGACCTGACCCGGCTGCGGCGGTACTTGGAGGCGAAGACGGTCTGGCACACGCTGGGCGTCTGA
- a CDS encoding GH12 family glycosyl hydrolase domain-containing protein, producing the protein MPPPAPTPTAPSVTPARNCGSPEFTTSDPDGGWSDGGYYVHNNMWNAGEAGPETLRACAYDNWYVDSVQPDSTSVKTYPNVHKDINDQNGKPFNDYSVIRSSFGGRGPGIGVYDVAYDLWLNGVGDGKGVSELMVWTENRKQVPAGDKLTTYTAGGFTYDVWAEDEGYVAFVSRTTQYSGTADLKAMIAWAIGKGLIPPNPTVNQIGYGIEFCSTGGGKARFTLTDFSVSMS; encoded by the coding sequence GTGCCGCCACCTGCGCCGACGCCGACCGCGCCGTCGGTGACCCCGGCCCGGAACTGCGGCTCCCCGGAGTTCACGACGAGCGACCCGGACGGCGGCTGGTCCGACGGCGGGTACTACGTGCACAACAACATGTGGAACGCGGGCGAAGCGGGCCCGGAAACGCTGCGCGCCTGCGCGTACGACAACTGGTACGTCGATTCCGTCCAGCCCGATTCCACGTCGGTGAAAACCTATCCGAATGTGCACAAGGACATCAACGACCAGAACGGGAAACCGTTCAACGACTACTCGGTGATCAGGTCGTCGTTCGGGGGCCGCGGCCCGGGCATCGGCGTCTACGACGTGGCGTACGACCTGTGGCTGAACGGCGTGGGCGACGGCAAGGGCGTCAGCGAGCTGATGGTCTGGACGGAGAACCGCAAACAGGTCCCGGCGGGCGACAAGCTGACGACGTACACCGCGGGCGGCTTCACGTACGACGTCTGGGCGGAGGACGAGGGCTACGTGGCGTTCGTTTCGCGGACGACGCAGTACTCGGGCACGGCGGACCTGAAGGCGATGATCGCGTGGGCGATCGGGAAGGGCTTGATCCCGCCCAACCCGACGGTGAACCAGATCGGGTACGGGATCGAGTTCTGCTCGACGGGTGGGGGTAAGGCGCGGTTCACGCTGACGGACTTCTCGGTGTCGATGAGCTAG
- a CDS encoding TetR/AcrR family transcriptional regulator produces MTADPETTLRADARRNRDQILAAAKSIFATSGAEVPMEEIARAAGVGVGTLYRRFPDRDALIRAVAMDNFERVLIDAKVIAAEETSSWRALERLLRQSVELQLSVQLAMVSPRALVILKSDPEVRRLRDEILAVLDGFVDGAQAEGKLRQDVAAGDIAILFATLLRQMRAKSPDVAEMAARRCVGIMIDGLSARPGTELPGRPITSRDLDPG; encoded by the coding sequence ATGACGGCAGACCCCGAGACCACCCTGCGAGCGGACGCGCGGCGCAACCGCGACCAGATCCTCGCGGCGGCGAAGAGCATCTTCGCCACGTCCGGTGCCGAGGTGCCGATGGAGGAGATCGCCCGGGCGGCCGGCGTCGGCGTCGGCACGCTCTACCGCCGCTTCCCGGACCGGGACGCGCTGATCCGCGCCGTCGCGATGGACAACTTCGAGCGCGTGCTGATCGACGCCAAGGTGATCGCGGCCGAGGAGACGTCGTCGTGGCGCGCGCTGGAGCGCCTGCTGCGGCAGTCGGTGGAGCTGCAGCTGAGCGTCCAGCTGGCGATGGTGTCGCCGCGGGCGCTGGTGATCCTGAAGAGCGACCCGGAGGTCCGCCGCCTGCGCGACGAGATCCTCGCCGTCCTCGACGGCTTCGTCGACGGCGCGCAGGCCGAGGGCAAGCTCCGCCAGGACGTCGCCGCCGGCGACATCGCGATCCTGTTCGCGACGCTGCTGCGCCAGATGCGCGCGAAGTCCCCGGACGTCGCGGAGATGGCGGCGCGCCGCTGCGTGGGCATCATGATCGACGGCCTCAGCGCGCGGCCGGGAACCGAGCTCCCCGGCCGTCCGATCACATCCCGTGACCTCGACCCCGGCTGA
- a CDS encoding cytochrome P450 — MTEVAEPTTRGDVFPMVRSCPFAPPPAYEKLREAGPVHRVELQSGQEAWAITRLEDVRQMLTDPRFSSDRFNPGFPFLTKQGRPVRRTNFTASLINMDPPRHGAARREVVGEFTVRRMKALEPRIQQIVDEHIDAILAGPKPADLVSALSLPVPSLVICELLGVPYEDHEFFQVRSSTLLNRDVDQEVRVKAVDELQEYLDRLVAKKEADPTDDLLGRQILKQREEHGDVDHDSLVSLAFLLLIAGHETTANMISLGTVALLENPDQLAIIKNDPGKTLDAVEELLRYFTIAEFATSRVATEDVEIGGQLIRAGEGVLGLSYSGNRDDAAFENPDELDLERGARHHVAFGFGPHQCLGQNLARMELQIVFDTLFRRIPELKLAAPVDQLPFKHDSSIFGLYCLPVTW; from the coding sequence ATGACCGAAGTCGCCGAACCCACCACGAGGGGCGACGTGTTCCCGATGGTGCGGAGCTGTCCGTTCGCCCCGCCGCCGGCCTACGAGAAGCTCCGCGAGGCCGGCCCCGTGCACCGCGTCGAGCTGCAGTCCGGCCAGGAGGCGTGGGCGATCACCCGGCTCGAGGACGTCCGGCAGATGCTCACCGACCCGCGGTTCAGCTCCGACCGGTTCAACCCCGGCTTCCCGTTCCTGACCAAGCAGGGCCGGCCGGTCCGGCGGACCAACTTCACCGCGTCGCTGATCAACATGGACCCGCCGCGGCACGGCGCGGCCCGCCGTGAGGTCGTCGGCGAATTCACCGTCCGCCGGATGAAGGCGCTGGAGCCGCGCATCCAGCAGATCGTCGACGAGCACATCGACGCGATCCTGGCCGGGCCGAAGCCCGCCGACCTGGTCTCGGCGCTGTCGCTGCCGGTGCCGTCGCTGGTCATCTGCGAGCTGCTCGGCGTGCCCTACGAGGACCACGAGTTCTTCCAGGTCCGCAGCTCGACGCTGCTCAACCGGGACGTCGACCAGGAAGTCCGGGTCAAGGCCGTCGACGAGCTGCAGGAGTACCTCGACCGGCTGGTCGCGAAGAAGGAAGCCGACCCGACCGACGACCTGCTCGGCCGCCAGATCCTCAAGCAGCGCGAAGAACACGGCGACGTCGACCACGACTCGCTGGTTTCGCTCGCGTTCCTGCTGCTCATCGCCGGGCACGAGACGACGGCGAACATGATCTCGCTGGGTACGGTCGCCCTGCTGGAGAACCCGGACCAGCTCGCCATCATCAAGAACGACCCGGGCAAGACGCTCGACGCCGTCGAGGAGCTGCTGCGGTACTTCACCATCGCGGAGTTCGCGACCTCGCGCGTCGCCACCGAAGACGTCGAGATCGGCGGGCAGCTGATCCGCGCGGGCGAAGGCGTGCTCGGCCTCAGCTACTCCGGCAACCGCGACGACGCCGCGTTCGAAAACCCCGACGAGCTCGACCTCGAGCGCGGTGCCCGCCACCACGTCGCGTTCGGCTTCGGGCCGCACCAGTGCCTCGGCCAGAACCTCGCCCGGATGGAGCTGCAGATCGTCTTCGACACGCTCTTCCGGCGCATCCCGGAGCTCAAGCTGGCCGCGCCCGTCGACCAGCTGCCGTTCAAGCACGACTCGTCGATCTTCGGTCTCTACTGCCTGCCCGTGACCTGGTGA
- a CDS encoding cytochrome P450: MTTVEKHEFPMTRTCPFAPPPAYEEIREESAVERVRLPDGGTAWVVTRLEDVRTVLNDRRFSADRQHPDFPQLVKGGFRRQGDERTMITMDAPEHGPARKAVLGEFTVRRMEALRPRIQQIVDERIDALLAGPKPGDLVEALSLPVPSLVICEMLGVPYGDHDFFQTHTAKLIKRATPAEERRAAFDTIRGYMADLIATKEANPPDDLLGRQIAKLREDGTYRREQLAATGFLLLVAGHETTANMISLSTVAFLRNPEQLALIKADPGKTLDAVEEMLRYWTIVDAATARLCVEDVEIGGQLIRAGEGVLALGYSANRDPRAFENADELDIERGARHHVAFGFGPHQCLGQNLARMELQIVFDTLFRRVPSLALGAPVDDLPFKDDANIYGLYRLPVTW, from the coding sequence ATGACCACCGTCGAGAAGCACGAGTTCCCGATGACCCGCACGTGCCCGTTCGCGCCGCCGCCGGCGTACGAGGAGATCCGCGAGGAGTCCGCCGTCGAGCGGGTCCGGCTGCCCGACGGCGGCACGGCCTGGGTGGTCACCCGGCTCGAGGACGTCCGCACCGTGCTGAACGACCGGCGCTTCAGCGCCGACCGGCAGCACCCGGACTTCCCGCAGCTGGTCAAGGGCGGGTTCCGGCGCCAGGGCGACGAGCGCACCATGATCACCATGGACGCGCCCGAGCACGGGCCGGCCCGCAAGGCCGTGCTCGGCGAGTTCACCGTGCGCCGGATGGAGGCGCTGCGGCCGCGGATCCAGCAGATCGTCGACGAGCGGATCGACGCGCTGCTGGCCGGGCCGAAGCCGGGCGACCTGGTAGAGGCGCTGTCGCTGCCGGTGCCGTCGCTGGTGATCTGCGAGATGCTCGGCGTCCCCTACGGCGACCACGACTTCTTCCAGACCCACACGGCGAAGCTGATCAAGCGCGCGACACCGGCCGAAGAGCGGCGGGCGGCGTTCGACACCATCCGCGGCTACATGGCCGACCTCATCGCCACGAAGGAGGCGAACCCGCCGGACGACCTGCTCGGGCGGCAGATCGCCAAGCTCCGCGAAGACGGCACGTACCGGCGGGAGCAGCTGGCCGCGACCGGGTTCCTGCTGCTGGTGGCCGGGCACGAGACGACGGCGAACATGATCTCGCTGTCCACCGTGGCGTTCCTGCGCAACCCCGAGCAGCTCGCGCTGATCAAGGCCGACCCGGGCAAGACGCTCGACGCGGTCGAGGAGATGCTGCGCTACTGGACGATCGTCGACGCGGCCACGGCCCGCCTGTGCGTCGAGGACGTCGAGATCGGCGGACAGCTGATCCGGGCGGGCGAAGGCGTGCTGGCGCTGGGTTACTCGGCCAACCGCGACCCGCGGGCGTTCGAAAACGCCGACGAGCTCGACATCGAGCGCGGCGCCCGCCACCACGTCGCGTTCGGCTTCGGGCCGCACCAGTGCCTCGGGCAGAACCTGGCGCGCATGGAGCTGCAGATCGTGTTCGACACGCTGTTCCGCCGCGTGCCTTCGCTGGCGCTGGGCGCCCCGGTGGACGATCTGCCGTTCAAGGACGACGCGAACATCTACGGCCTGTACCGGCTGCCGGTGACCTGGTAG
- a CDS encoding ferredoxin, which yields MKIIADTGKCVGAGQCVLTEPELFDQSEDDGTVIVLNETPEGELVEKAREAVHVCPSQALSLQE from the coding sequence ATGAAGATCATCGCGGACACCGGCAAGTGCGTCGGCGCCGGCCAGTGCGTGCTGACCGAGCCCGAGCTGTTCGACCAGAGCGAGGACGACGGCACGGTCATCGTGCTGAACGAGACGCCGGAGGGCGAGCTGGTCGAGAAGGCCCGCGAAGCGGTGCACGTCTGCCCCAGCCAGGCCCTCTCCCTGCAGGAGTAG
- a CDS encoding carbohydrate ABC transporter permease, which produces MTTLARRKAGARSLTAVTWVVAILFVFPLLWLILTAFKQEADAYTDPPRLFFSPTFDQIANVLKGGFLPYLSNSAFVTVLSTLLVLVLGIPAAYALSLAPVKKTSNALGFFLSTKMLPIVAAIIPLYIISQNTELLDTVWALVILYTSMNLPLAIWMMRSFFLEVPHEMIEAGRIDGANLPTLLRKIIMPVVAPGIAATALICVIFSWTEFFYAVNLTAARAGTVPVFLVGFITSEGLYWAQLSAAALLASLPVMIVGWIAQNHLVRGLSMGAVK; this is translated from the coding sequence GTGACCACGCTCGCTCGCCGCAAAGCCGGCGCCCGCTCGCTCACCGCCGTCACGTGGGTCGTCGCGATCCTCTTCGTCTTCCCGTTGCTGTGGCTCATCCTCACGGCGTTCAAGCAGGAGGCCGACGCCTACACCGACCCGCCCAGGCTGTTCTTCAGCCCGACGTTCGACCAGATCGCCAACGTGCTGAAGGGCGGGTTCCTGCCCTACCTGTCGAACTCGGCGTTCGTCACGGTGCTCTCGACGCTGCTGGTGCTCGTCCTCGGCATCCCGGCGGCGTACGCGCTTTCGCTGGCGCCGGTGAAGAAGACGTCGAACGCGCTCGGCTTCTTCCTCTCGACGAAGATGCTGCCGATCGTGGCGGCGATCATCCCGCTGTACATCATTTCCCAGAACACCGAGCTGCTGGACACGGTGTGGGCGCTGGTCATCCTCTACACGTCGATGAACCTTCCGCTGGCCATCTGGATGATGCGGTCGTTCTTCCTGGAGGTGCCGCACGAGATGATCGAAGCGGGCCGGATCGACGGCGCCAACCTGCCGACGCTGCTGCGCAAGATCATCATGCCGGTGGTCGCGCCCGGGATCGCGGCGACCGCGCTGATCTGCGTGATCTTCTCCTGGACCGAGTTCTTCTACGCGGTCAACCTGACGGCGGCGCGGGCCGGCACGGTGCCGGTGTTCCTCGTCGGGTTCATCACCAGCGAGGGCCTGTACTGGGCCCAGCTGTCCGCCGCGGCGCTGCTGGCTTCGCTGCCGGTGATGATCGTCGGCTGGATCGCGCAGAACCACCTCGTCCGCGGCCTGTCGATGGGCGCGGTCAAGTAG
- a CDS encoding carbohydrate ABC transporter permease has protein sequence MSTLSVDTPKPQARAKAVEKRGLSTAAKRRLPLLPALVFVIAVTQLPFLLTVFYSFQSWNLVRPGSRHFVGLDNYIDVFSDTTFLVALLNTVLLTVVCVLVALLLGLGLAILLDRKFFGRGVVRTLLITPFLILPAAGALLWKTTMFDPTYGLLHFVFGTDVDWLSEFPLASVMAQIVWQWTPFMMLLILAGLQSQPKDVLEAANVDGAGRWRTFVSITLPHLSRFLQLATLLGAIYIVNSFDAIFLMTQGGPGTASTNLPYYIYQRAFEGFDVGQSSAMGVVVVILTMIVATFALRLMFRTFSVDGGVK, from the coding sequence ATGTCCACGCTCTCGGTCGACACGCCCAAGCCCCAGGCACGCGCCAAGGCCGTGGAGAAACGCGGCCTGAGCACCGCGGCCAAGCGACGGCTGCCGCTGCTGCCCGCGCTCGTCTTCGTCATCGCGGTGACTCAGCTGCCGTTCCTGCTCACCGTGTTCTACTCGTTCCAGTCGTGGAACCTGGTCCGGCCGGGTTCGCGGCACTTCGTCGGGCTCGACAACTACATCGACGTCTTCAGCGACACGACGTTCCTCGTCGCGCTGCTCAACACCGTGCTGCTGACGGTGGTGTGCGTGCTGGTCGCGCTGCTGCTGGGCCTCGGCCTGGCGATCCTGCTCGACCGGAAGTTCTTCGGCCGCGGCGTCGTCCGGACGCTGCTGATCACGCCGTTCCTCATCCTGCCGGCGGCCGGCGCGCTGCTGTGGAAGACGACGATGTTCGACCCGACCTACGGGCTGCTGCACTTCGTCTTCGGCACCGACGTCGACTGGCTCTCGGAGTTCCCGCTGGCGTCGGTGATGGCGCAGATCGTGTGGCAGTGGACGCCGTTCATGATGCTGCTCATCCTCGCGGGCCTGCAGAGCCAGCCCAAGGACGTCCTCGAAGCGGCCAATGTGGACGGTGCCGGCCGCTGGCGGACGTTCGTCTCCATCACCCTGCCGCACCTGTCCCGGTTCCTGCAGCTGGCGACGCTGCTGGGCGCGATCTACATCGTGAACAGCTTCGACGCGATCTTCCTGATGACCCAGGGCGGGCCGGGAACCGCGAGCACCAACCTGCCGTACTACATCTACCAGCGCGCGTTCGAAGGCTTCGACGTCGGCCAGTCGTCGGCGATGGGCGTGGTCGTGGTGATCCTGACGATGATCGTCGCGACCTTCGCGCTGCGCTTGATGTTCCGCACGTTCTCGGTGGACGGAGGCGTCAAGTGA